The Oxyura jamaicensis isolate SHBP4307 breed ruddy duck chromosome 5, BPBGC_Ojam_1.0, whole genome shotgun sequence region CTTCCCTAATAGAGCTTTTAATTCATGTGTTGTTTATTAGTATGGAAGTTCTGTAATAATTGCTGATTTCTACATCTTTTTCTGTCATGCTGATCTTATGTTgtcaattacattttttttcttgactcttcaggcatttatttaaaatcaagcaTAGTTTGTGCTTAAGTACATTTGAATTTTGGAGTAGATTGAGAGGCATCGTGTACATGCTTCATTAGAATCAACAGGTTGTCTAGATTTACAGGATAGACAAGTCAGTCAGCCCTGGAGGGCTTTTTGTAAATAACGGTTGCAATGGTACAAGAATTTAAGAGAAAGAATAGTGTGGGGAGCAATAGGGTAcatgaaacagaatttcaaaCCTTATCATAATCACTTATTTTATATGGATTGGATCTAATAGCACAGGTGGTACTTCTTCTAACAGCCCAGGTGGTACTTTTAATTCATCAATTCATGCCATTTGTTCCTTCTTCTATATTAATTGCTGATTTCTTCATCTCTTGCTGTCGTGCTGATCTTATATTGATTACTGTTTGTTGGCTACCACAGTTCTACGTGGGCACTTCTCAGGTATGCTGGAGGCCTATTGACTGCAAAACAGTCAAAAGACTGTTTTGAAATAGTTTGCTTACTGCACGATGTTTTTCACCTAAATGTTTTTCTGGgggaaattgcatttttatcttgCCACAGTGCTGTCCAAAGGTgacataaagaaaagaaaaaatacacatcttGGTTTTCACACAGAATTTGTCATTATATGTAGACCCCTTGGtatatcctaaaaaaaaagggggaactGTTACAAAAACCCTGAAATGTGAGAGTCAATTTATCAACTATTCATTTaagtaattttctgtaattGATTAACTACGTGCTCTAGAATTTGAGCAAGTTGATTTGTCTCCTGCAGTTACTTCACAGTGATCACTGCAGATGATATTCCTGTAATGTGTAGAACTCAAAACtctgataaaatgaaaaggtaatACTAAAGGAGTTAGCATTGGACCCGACCtctattataaatattaatgtaaatgcCTGTATGCCTACATGAAGTCTTATAACCCTGGCAAATGTATCTAATGTCTCTCTTCAGCTATAGGTTTTATTGTAGGTCATGGACTGCCTTAGGCCTTCCTTGTGAAatggttaaaaaagaaaaatatgtatgtagTTTTAGTCTTATTTGACTTGATTCCACATTAAAGTAAATGAAGATGTAGTTCTGCCAATCAGACCATGTCCAAAACTTCTTCCAGTTGGACCGTGTCAGGAACAGCAATATGCTTGCAATCTACTCCTGCTTAAAAATCAGTTGGCCTGAAAGTTACGTAGGAGTGTTGTGATCATTTGTGGTTAGGTTTGTAGAAGAGTGTGTGAAAAGAACGTGTGTGCTGAAAGAAGTTCCTTGGTAGAAGCTTTTTGTAAGGAGAGAGGGGGGATGCAGCGGAGTTTGGAAGTCAGAAAGAGAGGGCACACTTCATTCCCAAATACTGAAGGCAAAACTAATGAAGAAGTAAAAGCGAAGCTGGTTTGGAGTGAGTGCAAAAGTCTTAATGTTAATTGGAACCAATAATAggattagaaggaaaaaagtaagagaGAATGACCTCATACCTATCATACCTCCTGCCTTCCTTACTAGCACTCATCGTCAGCTTTCTGTAGCTAGGTCCATTATTTGTCAGTGAACTCCTAGCTTTCAATTGTTAATTTCCTTAGATGTAATTACAGTGCTTAATGATGAGTAAACCGAGTAGATTTAACTAGTTGTATTGCCTGTATGCACTTGATAAATTTGacatacagatatttttcaacTATGATTGGGAGGAGAAATGCTATGCCATATAGTCTTCTTATATAGAGGTTGATCATGTAGTGGAAGTATTCAAGAACTCTTCTTTTTGTAATGGATAATAATAAGGCAGAAGACATATGTTTTTATGAGTCTGCTAAAACAAATGTGCTATATTTGATCTTAGAATTGTAGCAAATTGTGATTGCAGcaaattttgctgaaatatatgtaaatataatttgTGTTCTGAGAATAATTATGTGTCTTGTTACAGATAAAGGACGTTCTCTCAAAAGTTCAAAAAAACCATGTGGGGAAATCACTGCTAACAAAACCTCTGAATTCTGATcaagtggtaaaaaaaaaaaatatccctctattttgttttctgtatttcatggGATGGTCAAAATTAATGCTTATGGCTTCATCTGTCTATTTTACAGTCACTCTTCTATTAGTTAATATTAAATTACTAAATATTAGTAATGCTAATCAGATACTTCCAGAATGAATGTTATTAATAGACGTTGTCTTGATATATgtacatactttaaaaatacttcataaatacATGCTATTGCAGCACTACACAGCTGCACCCCTAATTTTATGTAGTTTGTAGCAGTCAGCAGAGAATAGTCATCTTATTTGCTGAATGGGGTTAACTTTCAATTGACTTGTATATCTTTATTGAATCGAATATTTGGACATTTGGACTTTTTATTGTAACACTGCAGGAAAGATTGGAAAAAATCAATGATGCTCTTCGCAGTGAGTATGAATGTCGTCGTCGTATGTTAATGAAGAGGCTAGATGTGACAGTGCAGTCTTTTGGCTGGTCTGATAGAGCAAAGGTAAGGttgctgtattttttgcttCCTGTAGGTGGGAGTCTGCTACAGTTCCATAGGTCTTGTTACCAAATATACATACTGTGTAAATACACTTCCCTTACTGCTGTCTTCTTTCCCAGCAGTTTTTCATCCTGGATTGTTACATCCAAGTTGTAGGTAttgagaaaagggaaggatttGAGTAGGTGACACAGTCCATGTCGTGTGACTGTCTATagtttcataaatatatatactgtaGCATCCTCTGTTGGGGTTTTTCACTTTAAGTCCATacctccctttttctttcctgtatcCACCCCTCCAATCAAGTAAAGTAGGAGAAAACCTCAGCATTTCTCTGGAGATGCAAGAGGAAGACAAACACTAGGCCTTAACAGAGATTGGGTGCAGAGAGCATCTTCCCACAAGGTCAGTGAGATTATTACAGCGACTGCTACCTATCTTGGGTGCAAAGCAACCGAATAAACAAACAGTCAACTGAACAGCTGGTGTGAGAAAAGCCTTCAGGTGGCTAAAACATCCAAACTATTCTTGGGGATTTTGTCTGCTGGTATTGTTTTAATCACAGTAATTTCATTTGTACTATTTTCTAGCACTCTGTATGTTAGAAAATAGACACGACTTAACCAGCCTGATATTTCTGAGCTAGAAATGCATATTGTTTCCATCCAGCAAAGTAAGAAGATAAGATACTGAAAGTTTGTAACTTGATGAATATATGTGTGGTAAGCTGAAGGCAGATATTTTTGCTCATGAGCTGCAAGATCAACTTCTAGGAGGTTTGTGTAGAAGTCTTAAGATTGACAAGCCTTAAAACTTCAGAAGCTTTCTGAAGGTGATATTATAGTTTGGCACAGACGTGCAGACAGAATCTGCTTTGTGAGGCTCACTAAATATCACTGAAAGACATGACTCTAGattctgctttgctcttcagAATAGCCCACTTTAATTTCTGCAGAGGTTATGAGTGCTTTTATGGTACAAGAGAGGGTATTTACCTCAAAATTATCAGGAGATTTCGCTGTATGTATCTCTCTTACAGCTGAACCAATGCAACtataaattttcaaatttaaggTGTACTTCTAAGACATAGCCGATGTTacaaatgacattaaaaacaatgaatacTTTCATGATAAgtttaatgagatttttaatgATGCCAAAGCAGTAAGATGATTCCATTTCCTGTCTTAGAAAGACTGTTAATGCAAAATAGCGTGCAGTTAGAAATAACTCCATTACATATTAAATCTGTGATGAAGATTTACACAAATtgaacttcatttaaaattgcatatgatttttaatactttttcccctcatttttcttgtaaaatactTGTTTAGAATGTCTCCAAAAATTTGGGGGGGGattcaaaatgttttggcattgaaataattttgattttttttttaagcgaTGAAGCAAGCTCTTACCCTTTTATAATTAATTAGCTAGCttgccttcctctccctctccattAAATAAGTATTGATATCTGTCTCTGTTTTTGATGGTGTGTTTTGGAGtgtgaggtttttgtttgtttgtttgttttttgaggagTGGTGGTAGTgtattttttgttagttttttctGTCCCCCGGGGGTAGTTTTGCAGATTGAAATGGATCCATAAATGATGTTGCAATTGCCTAGCAAAATAGCAATGACAAAGAACAGCACCTGTTGCCTGGTCCATCCAAAATCAAATGTTTGTTTACTCTGAAGATCATCATAGTTGTTCACAGGaggtgtatttatttttcatcttttgttaaACAAGTAAACATCAAAgtggatttggaaaaaaatcttattttttccccttctcagtTTCACTTTTTCATGGCTTGCACAAGTGTTCTGCTTCATTGATGTAGATTTGCACAAATTGACCTGCATTTAAAGCTATTctgttttcatcacattttGGAGTGGTGTTAAATATGGCTATTTAAAGCACTGCTTCAGAGAGAAGCATGGAGCCTAAAATTTAGATATGTTGCCAGTGGATAGGAGGGCTTCTGTTGTAAAAGTGCTAAGTTCAGCATGAGTCAAACATAATCAGCATTTCCTTGCACATCATCAGAGAACAGAACTGGTAAGAACTGGCACCAAATTTTTCATACATCACACCTCATGCTCAGACTCCAATGTACTGAGACCACTGTGTGGCTTACAGTGTGTGTTTGCGTTTGTATGCCTCACAAGTAAGTAATGGCTGAATTTTATTGTTTAGGTAAAGACAGATGACATAGCACGCATCTATCAGCCCAAGCGCTACGCATTATCTCCAAAGTCAACGATAACATTAGCTCATCTTCTTGCTGCTCGAGAGGATTTATCAAAGATCATAAGAACAAGTAGTGGATCAACACGGGAAAATACAGTCTGTGCTATCAACAAGGTAATGTTTCTTCTTGGGGTATGATAAAAGGACATGAGAGTTTACAGACCCATCAAAAGTAATTCTGGAATTATACTCtttgtttgatatttttgttcctttttgcaAGATGGTTATAGCTGATGCTTTTAGCAAGAAAAGTTTGCAGCATTCCAATAAACACTGCATCAACTTCTTTTTTATCTTACTACACGGTCACACAACCAGATTAAATAGTAATCTAGATGAGAAAGAACACTGGAGGAAGTAGGCATAGTTCAGAAGTTACTTTTCCCTTCCTACTGAGTTGTTCTTTTTGAACAGCAGTCTCAGAAAGCAGGGCTACACTAGCCAGTTCTCAGGAAGAGTCAATGCTTTATCTTTCTGGACAGCTTGGCCTGTCCAGCCTTTTCACAGCAGAATCTGCTTAGCTTTAATCTGCCCTCCAGCAGGGTCAAATGCACCATTCACAAATAAGATAAGAAAGATAAGAATCATCCATTTGCTTTGGTATCTGTATTTTCATAGGAAAGGGACTCCATTCAGCATAAAATTATAGTAgtagttgtttctttttcttactcaACACAGAAACAGTTCTCACCTGAGAACTGTTAATTTTCCTTACAGCTACTAGAGAGCAGGTAGAGTATACTTGGTAAAAtaggggaaaggaggaagaagggctGCTTCAAGTTGGATTAGGACTAGTGAGTACATACAATACTTAATACAATTCGATTAATTATtgataattttttgttgttgttctttttgtttgtttctatattTGGGTTACAAATTTAGGTCCTTGAGTTCAGTGGAATTGTACACCTCAAGTTAAGGTTACATGTTAGTCTTTCTGGTATTGGTGCCTGGGCTATGTATTGTCCAGCACagtaacaaaaaagtaaaacacaaggttttttttagtttcctttgtttttgttgttgttgttgttgttaacagGCATCTTTTAGTGTTTCAGTACAAACCACAGATGTTTCTGTGGAAGTGATGTTTAATTATTTGGTAAAATTGTTTGGTCTGGCTACTTGTAATAAATAAACATAGTACTGCCTTCTGGACTATAACAAAAGTTGAAGCTTGCAAGTAACTACGTTATATTGTtatgtttggttggtttttatttttagtaagaGGTCTTTAACTGGAGTGCCTGAGACTGAGTCAagtatgttaatatttttcatgtagtGTGCGTAGgaaatctgaaaacagcaacaaaaagacCTACTTTATTCTTCAACTTGACGTTTTGTGTAACTTTGTACAGTACAATCTCCCTTTTGGTACACTGGGTAATACCTaagaagttctttttttttttttttcttgaaagtgtTATTGCAGGGCGTTatgtatttttgccttttccagctctctgctcagcatcAGTACTTTCTAATGTAAGGCATACTGGTGTTCCTTTTAAGAGCTGAACATCAGtttggcaattttttttttgctggctgATTAGGTTTGAAATTCTTCTTGAAAATGAAgtagaacagcagcagcatcataAGAAattatgtatatacatgtatgaaTGATATATTGCTTTGTTGCAGTATTTTGCATGCAGTTTTCTTCATAATGATTTCACAACAGTACTATGAGCTAGGTAGCTGCAATTATTTAAGTCTTAGAGGATCACTTTGAGTTCTTGTCTCCTGTTGTCATGCTGCAAGTTACAAAGGTAGGAAATAGGAATCCTAATTTCAAGCTCCACAGTGAAGGAACCATATTTCCTCTATAGGGCAGTCagcatattttttccatgagagAATTACCCTGTCTCCCTTTAAGtaattactatttaaaaactaaaaattatgtattttaccATACAGGTTCTTATGGGGAGAGTACCTGATCGTGGAGGCAGACCAACAGAGATTGAACCACCTCCTCCTGAAATGCCTCCTTGGCAGAAAAGACAAGAAGGTGGTGGAAGAGGTggctggggaggtggtggaggtggtggtggaaggGGCGGCTGGGGTGGCGGAGGGGGTcgaggagggggaggaggaggaggtggtggtggtggttttggaGGTGGGGGTTTCCGAGGTGGTGGAAGAGGTGGAGGTGGCTTCCAAGGTGGCAGGGGTGATTATGGTGGCAGGGGAGGCTATGGTGGCCGGGGAGGTTACGGGGATCCATATGGtggaagaggaggtggaggatACCGGcgatactaaaaaaaaaaaaaaaaaaaaaaaaaaaaaaactgtaaatactAAGAGTAACTGGCAAAATATAGTGGTGGTGTTTACTGGTAATCAGGAATTTAGCTATGGTACCTTTGGTTTAGGTTAGTTTTATGTATGACCATATGAACCATCGCATTAGACCAACTGATGTTGTCATTGAATTATTTTAGTTAACTGAACAGAAGTTTTATACTAAAATATTACGACTAGAATACTTGTTTTTCGTACTGgtcatgtttttttattatgtcctcttatttaaaataagcctcagaaaactgaataaaaacatttttaaagaaaaaataattttttgatgTTCAGGCCTCTCTAATTATTGCATGTTGCATGTCCATTCCCCTGCTCCTAAGGCTGTAtagaagggagagagaggaaaaaaaaaaggcctaaGAACCAGAGGGAAACACTTTCAGAAGAATGCTACTTTCAGGCTTTTCTCTTCATCCAGTTTTCTTATCAGACGTGTAGAAGAATTTTGATGTTAAAACCCTTAATGCTTTGATCAGAATTATTCAGTTAGGTTACTTATTCTTCCAAAGCTTATcataaaagtaatattttgaatTACTACTCTACAGAAACTAATAAAATTAGGTAGTTTTGTGCATTCATAAATATATTGGAGACTAATTGAAGGTCAGAGTGTGTACCATAAAATCAGAATtgttgtgacttttttttaaatgtttattataattttaCCTGCTTTCCATGTTATTGAGGTttcataaaagtattttaagatcAGATTGAGTTGGAAACTTGTGCAACCATCATGTCCAGTGGGCATTCATTCCTGTTGCatcagcctttaaaaataaaggttggGTAAAGCTGAGCTTCCTGAGAAAGAACgtgccatttcttctttttttttcttttttccctcctgcttgATAAGGTATCTCATACAAAAGTTGTTCTTCCCCATTGAGTTCTCTGGAAAAAGTGCAAAGGcaattttcaaagatttttcttctcttattctGCCAACCAATTGGTCTGATAACTTAAAAGAAATTCTGTCTTGATATGATATGGGTATCTTCTCCTTCACACATAGTGCTACTCTAGAAGAAGAGCATCTAGGTGAGGAGTTAGATTTTGTATAATTATGGCTGTAAATACATACAGGCATGTTCACAGCTGTCAGTTAAAGAAGGCAATTTCTGTTGTCCAGTTTCTTGAGACCTCCCCTGTTATGATGCCACCTGTGTGTAGAGGTGGAACAGGGAGACAATGCCCAAGTGTATATTTGTGACGGTATTTATCAGGGTCACATTACTGCAGAGAGATTCAGGAAGGCATCTGAAAAACCTGGGCATGTGTGTTGATGGCATAGCACAGAAACCTTCCAGCACTTCCACTGAATATATAGCTTAGTCTTAACTGCAGGTTGAAATTTTAAGATCTGATTGTAGTTCATGTTCCACAGTTATGaggtatgttttgttttttttttttttccatgaatcTGCTGTTGGTGTCTGTATTTGGTCTGCTTTCAAGTTGTTACTCTGTCTTCAGGGACACGTGCATTGTGTCTCCAGTTACAGAGGCAGATCTGTGCCTGAATGTAAAGTTCTGTTTAAAATCAGGATTATCTATCACATCCTTTAAAAGCCTGTGTAAGATGTTATTAATTAGTCACCACCGATGCATTCATTTGAAATCTTAGTCTAGATAAACTTGAAAAGTTTCCCTCCTGTAACGTCCCTGTATGATTGTTGTTTGTTCAAGTATGTTGCTTTATGATGGGACTGATAGAATCTTATCCACACTTGGGGTCCCAGCAGGTGCCTAACAAAGAAGGGCAGGAGTTTTCCTTGCTTGAACACATTGGCTTGGATGTAAACTCGGTACAATGAGTTGACTCTGCTGGCTTAACTTCACCACCTGCTAGCAGTATGGTCTCTATCGCTTTTTTCCATGCTCATTTCTGTTGTCAGTGTCTGCTGTCATTGCAGAGGTGCTCATGGGTCATGTGGGAGCATTGCActggttttcttgcttttgagCTTGATTTTTGTCTAGTGCTATAGAACAGCTCAGTTCATGACATTCTTTGTGAGACTACTGGCCTTGGAACTGAGAAGTATTGGTCAGCAGTGGAGTAGAAAGAGTAAGTTTTAACaaacaaagctgtaattttatttcctcatccgaattatgttatttttgctACAAGTAATTTCTGAATAGCAGCCGAACATTTAGTAACACCAAGGAAATTCGGAAGGTTTGTCTCTGCATAAAAATTTCATCAGTCAAGATCTGAAGTTGCACTGGCTTAGCTGAACTGTTTTAACTGTGGATGTGCCTTGGTGCTTTTACACTCACCAGTTTATGTAGTTTGTAACAGGCAGGGCAGTTCGGAATGAAGTAGACCATCAAGTAAACCAGCTGTGTGCCCACATCCAATTCTAACAGTTAAGTATTCCAATGTCATAGTTCAATTGTACTGATGTAGACCACATAGAAGACAAGAGTTTAAATAGGAGGAAGTTTAGttggagattttattttactcaggccatatcattttttcttgaataattCCAAAATGCAAAGGCAGTAGTAGAAAAGTAAAGTAAGCACCACCATATTTCATAGAGCTATCGTTTTATCAGTTTTCTTTACTGTCAGaatgtatgtttttaatttatcaaaagATGcaataataacattaaaatcatCGATTTAAACCTCTTCtcaaatttttctgttttagtcctgacaaaaagtatttttcaaaaattctgttgtaatttttttttcatatatatgtttgtgagcatttttgtgtttattaagACTTAGTGAATGGTTTTGGTTGCTtgagaattagaaaaaaaaagattttcgTGTCAGGATTTGAGAGACTTTTGTTAACAGCTGTAAACAGTGAGGAATAAAGTACTGTATTTAAAGTTACTTGCATCACTGTAGTCTGATTTCGATTCTCTATCTCATAGTGCTCCTGTGTTTGTAAGCAAGAATTCCAGCTGGTGATTTGCAGTAATgatgaaacttattttttatgattgTGACCAAAATAGACAAGGCAGTAGATAACAGTACAGGAAAATTTCACCAGGCAGGACAGATTCTAGATCCATCCCAATTGTATTGTCTCATTTGAAAGTGTCAGTGTCCAAATGAATAGGACAAAAAGCATAGGTCTACATGATTGCTACTATGGTCTTCATGTAAATTAAGGAAGTAACTTCTCATTACTTGTTaagctttcaatttttaatttctgtaattctgaaacaaaacacaacttgtTCTTGCCTCCCCtctttcagatattttgatGTTCAATACCTCACATAAACACCTTTGAGATACAGTATTTTGAGTTTTGCTGTAAGGTAAATAGCAGATCTTCAGGGTGCTGTGATGCTGTCTTTGTAATAGCCAGCCTTATTAGAAATTGCAGAAGACTTGTTTAAACTTCATCATGCTggtaaatgttttcagaattagTAGATTGTGCTTTGCTATACTTGGAATATTAGAGTGGCAGAAACAAGTGTCTGTAGCGTCTCAGCCactaaaatactgaaagaataaTCTGCACAGGCCTAGCTTCCCAAGTGTTCTCAATGTTCTCAGgtgcaagagagagagaagaggctCAGACACTAGGTTAGTCCCAAAAGTGTCCCAGATAACAGAATCGAGGAAAATGAATTTAGGTTGTTAAGATTTTTCAGATAGAAACACAGAGTCAATGtgcaattttaatatttttttctattataaatattaaaccAAAATCTTACACTTTTATATAAATCTTTACAATCTGTACACTTTTTCAATCTTCTTTAatagcattaaaacaaaaacttttcaagTTGCTGTAGAGATCACTTACAACAGAATAACAGACGACTGCTATAACAAAGAATTCCAAAAGGTAGTTTTGgtattttcaaaggcatttctAAGCTActttaaatgcagttttcttaaatttgaatattaaaagtagactgaataatataaaaagtaaaatggcaGAGCTACTTTATCTTTAGAGAATcggatttttttcttaaaaataaacagtagttGGGGTGggtgtgttcattttttttccttcctgtatgTACATGAAACACAGCTGAGCCTGGAGAAAGCATAAAAGGTAAGtgcttttcacttttattaACAAGATAAACTGTAAGTGGTGTTCAATGTCATTGTTTGCTGATAAGACTTAAACAGCACTTGgtagtttatctttttttcctagcataGAGGAACATTAAGATTAACAGAGATGCATTTGGTGTTTGCTCATAGCTCGGTAGGTTTCAGCAGTATCCCAGTACAGTCCATCTTTGCTATTAGCACAAGTCTTTCATGCATCAAAATCAAAGTCCCAAGAGTAATAAGAAGGGACTATCactaaacagaacaaaaaaggaaaaaaaaaaaaaaaaaaaaaaaaaacattgtaaagAGATGTTGGCAAACAAAGAACCTGAAGGTAGTTGAAGAGCTCTCAAGTTTTCCAGGTATCAACCAAGTCATTTGAAGCAGGAAGCTTTCAGCAGACATGAAGCACCACATACTGGTTCTGTAGGATGTTCCTGCAAATAGGTGTTGTAAGTAATCCAAATTGTTTGTAGGAACAAGAGGATGACAGAGAGAAATGTTAAGTTAACATTTACGCCTGTAAAAATAGGGTCTTAACTCAATTTTAAGCATTAAGTACTAAACCTTAGTACTCTGTAACATAGTAATGCTGGCCTTTGGGCCAGCTGTTGATATTAGTTTGTCTACtttggagagggagggaaggaaatgaacaaggatatatatgtatatacacatacagaAATTCTATTAGAATCCAGAGTTCAGAGCATAAGCAAGCAGTTAGCTGCACAACAGGATTTACCAGTCTGTTGCTCTTTTAAGGTATTTTccaaatacatgaaaatatattcagtatttatcctgtttgttttagttgttgcagaaatagatttttgtttgctaAATGCATATCAAAAATTCTCCTTGCTGTAGTCCTGCATAGAGGACAAATATCAAGAAGCTTACAGAAAATTGGCAAAGCAAGTTTACAAACATGACCTGAAAGCCATTTTGACTGCTTCACTAATCAAAGTGCAATTACATATTAACTGTTAATAATTCAGGTTTAGTGTATGAGGAACAAGAGTTGCACAATCTTCACAGCTGCTATTTTTGTCATACGCATTTCAATTCTTTACATACcatatttatttacagtaaatAACAAATTCCATTACTACTACtagtactactactactgtCTCCTTCCAGTCATGGAGGTACAAGCACAATCCAAAGGCTAAACAAGAATTTAGAACCAGTAAATTGCTAAGTAGTTTCCAAtggtccttttctttttttaaacagtaagtAAAGCATTCATATACTTGACAATTAATGACTGTAAACTAGAGATAGAACATAGTCTTTACGCCACTTTGAACATAAAGCACGCATGCTATTATAATGGGTCAACTAAAAATTCAATCTATAATGGTAACTTGCAAGTTTTGAAGAGCATTAAGTATATGTTATTAATAAATATGTCAAATCTTAACTTCCTGCTGTTTACATGTATGATGAGAAATGCCTGCTTGATAAATGCAAGTGAGTTTTATACAACTGTAAGTG contains the following coding sequences:
- the FAM98B gene encoding protein FAM98B, which translates into the protein MRELAAGLKMEGDILDALEALGYTGPLLEEEALNKAVENGLSSPEFFDLCVWLGSQIKPLCNMEESITPTDGDKDIESFQLEISGFLREMACPYSSLISGDIKDRLKEKEDCLKLLLFLSTELQALKILHSKKSKGSPLEKHNEIYREVQAICDALGLPNSSSDIPPLLTNVEQKIKDVLSKVQKNHVGKSLLTKPLNSDQVERLEKINDALRSEYECRRRMLMKRLDVTVQSFGWSDRAKVKTDDIARIYQPKRYALSPKSTITLAHLLAAREDLSKIIRTSSGSTRENTVCAINKVLMGRVPDRGGRPTEIEPPPPEMPPWQKRQEGGGRGGWGGGGGGGGRGGWGGGGGRGGGGGGGGGGGFGGGGFRGGGRGGGGFQGGRGDYGGRGGYGGRGGYGDPYGGRGGGGYRRY